The proteins below come from a single Prochlorococcus marinus CUG1415 genomic window:
- a CDS encoding aminotransferase class V-fold PLP-dependent enzyme: protein MRNNLRDQIPALKNKCYFNYGGQGPLPKSSLEAIVKNWEIIQDLGPFTNDMWPFIYKEILTTKRIIAQKLGINSKNIALTENISSGMILPFWGIKVEEGEELLISDCEHPGVVAASREFCRRNKLIFKILPIQKIKNLNDENVILEMLKNLNSKTKILIISHILWNFGYKIPLKQISIELKNNRENSYLLVDGAQTFGHIKIEEEVFYSDLYSITSHKWACGPEGLGAIYVSDRFIHETDPTIIGWKSLKKEQGIYETSDNLFHDDARKFEIATSCIPLLAGLRNSLDLLDKDCHEKEKNKNIKQLSGKLWDELNQSKGVELVLEKKYLNGIVSFNIENIKDKDKFVKKLGEKKIWIRVLEDPKWFRACIHQMTTEAEIDLLAREIKKLLT from the coding sequence ATGAGAAATAATCTAAGAGATCAAATCCCAGCATTAAAAAATAAATGTTATTTCAACTATGGGGGGCAAGGACCATTACCAAAATCTTCTCTAGAAGCAATAGTTAAAAATTGGGAAATTATCCAAGATTTAGGACCATTTACCAATGATATGTGGCCTTTTATTTACAAAGAAATATTGACCACAAAAAGAATCATTGCGCAAAAATTAGGTATAAATTCAAAGAATATAGCTTTAACGGAAAATATCTCTTCTGGTATGATTTTGCCTTTTTGGGGAATAAAAGTAGAAGAGGGAGAAGAGCTGTTAATAAGTGACTGTGAACATCCTGGAGTAGTAGCTGCAAGTCGAGAATTTTGCAGAAGAAATAAATTAATATTCAAAATTTTGCCAATCCAAAAAATTAAAAATTTAAACGATGAAAATGTAATCTTAGAGATGTTAAAAAATCTAAATAGTAAGACTAAGATCCTAATTATTTCTCATATTTTATGGAACTTTGGATATAAAATTCCTTTAAAACAAATTTCTATCGAATTAAAAAACAATCGAGAAAATTCTTATCTACTTGTTGATGGGGCTCAAACCTTTGGGCACATAAAAATTGAAGAAGAAGTTTTTTATTCTGATTTATATTCAATAACTTCTCATAAATGGGCATGTGGTCCAGAAGGGCTTGGAGCCATTTATGTCTCAGATAGATTTATTCATGAAACAGATCCAACAATAATTGGTTGGAAATCATTAAAAAAAGAACAAGGCATCTATGAGACTTCAGATAATCTTTTTCATGATGATGCAAGGAAATTTGAAATAGCTACCTCTTGTATTCCTTTACTTGCTGGGCTCCGGAATTCTTTAGATCTTTTGGATAAAGACTGCCATGAAAAAGAAAAAAACAAAAATATCAAACAATTAAGTGGAAAACTTTGGGATGAATTAAATCAATCAAAGGGAGTTGAATTAGTTTTAGAAAAAAAATATTTAAATGGGATTGTTAGTTTTAATATCGAAAATATTAAAGATAAGGATAAATTTGTAAAGAAACTTGGAGAAAAGAAAATTTGGATTAGAGTTTTAGAAGATCCAAAATGGTTTAGAGCATGCATACATCAAATGACTACAGAAGCTGAGATTGATTTACTTGCTAGAGAAATAAAAAAATTATTGACTTAA